The genome window TGCAGCTAGTGATCCGCGGCTACTTTTCAAATAGACGGAGCTTCACCTCTCTTGGTGAAGCTCTTTGATTTTATCCATGAGTGGTTTCCCGATGCTGGGGGCGAACTTGGTGTAAACCGATTGCATCGCCTGACGCCAGACCTGCTGTTCCCGAGGGGTCAGCTCATGGATTTCCATGCTGGACTCTTCCTTCATTTGCTGCAATTGCTGTTGATTCATCGTAACGGCCAACTCGTTGATATAGGAGGTGGATTCACGCATTGCTTCCTCGATGTCCGTCTGGATGTCAGGGGGGAGCTTTTCCCAAAAAGAGCGGTTCATGATCACAGCATAACCAAGATACCCGTGATTGCTGATGGTCATGTATTTTTGCACCTGATAGAGCCGCTTGGTGTAGATATTGGAGATCGTGTTTTCCTGTCCATCGACGGCACCGTCAGCCAATTTACGGTATACATCGGTGAAAGGCGCGTCTTCCGTTGTTGCACCGATGGTTTGGAACTGGGCTTGCAGAACTTTGCTCGGCATGATTCGGAAGCGCTGGCCCCGCAAATCCTCGGGCATGCGGATGGGCTGGTTGCTGGTGAATTGTTTAAAGCCGTTGCTCCAAAACGCCATTCCCTTGATGTTGAATGGCTCCAAGGTCTGAAACAGCAGATGGCCGATCTCGCCGTTCACCGCCTGCTGGACCTGCGCCTCGTCGCGAAAAGCGTAGGGAAGATCCATGGCGAGCCATGCGGGAATCTGATTGGACAATTTGGAATAGGCTGGTGCAATCATCTGCACGTCGCCGTTCATCAGGGCCTCCAGCTCCGTGTTGTCCGAGTAAAGTATGCCGTTCGCAAATACCTGCACTTCCACACGTCCATTCGTTTTTTCCTTGACCAATTGGGAAAATCGGTCCACGGCGAGACCCTTTGGCGTGTTTTCCGCAACCACATGGCTGAATTTGATGATAATCCTCTCCGATAGTCCTTCCTGCTCCTCGTCGTAGCTCCAATTTGCGAGAGGAAGATCACCGCCAAAGCCGATTGCGATGGCGCTTGCGAGTCCAAGCAAGACGAACAAGGCGATGCTTGCAACAGATCTCATGGAGAACACCTGCTTACAATGAGTTGATTTGCTGGGAGTACTGTACCAAAATATATGGTAGCAGGCAAACCCGTCAGAGAGGAAGAACCGTTCTGTTCAAGCGCTTAAAAATTAAATGGAAAATCATGCTTCTCTCCGTCGGCATCGTGCTGTTTTCCCTGGTGATCGGCAGTCTGATCGTTGTAGGGGGCATCATTCGTGTGACGGAGACACAGCTGGGACAGCGGTTGATGACAACAGCCCGCACCATTGCCGAGATCCCCGTGATTCAAAAAAGCATTCAGGAGCCGGACGGGTGGCGTGTCATCAATCCTACGGCGCACAAGCTGAAAATCGTCAATGACGTTACCTATATCGTAGTCTTGAATAAAGACCGTGTCCGCTATTCGGATCCGCTGGACAAACGGATCGGGACCTTTTATCGGGGAAAGGACGTGGAGGCGGCGTTCGCTGAGCATTCCTACCAGCAAAAGGTAAGGGGAGAGCTAGGCACAGCGCTTCGAGCCTACGTGCCGCTCATGGACGAGCATCACCAGCAAGTAGGCGTAGTGCTGGTGGGACGGGTCATGCCCGGCGTCTGGGAAATCATGCGGGAGGAGCGGGCCAATATCGCCATCACGTTCTTTCTCTCTCTGCTGTTTGGCGTATGGGGGTCGTATCAGCTGGCACGCCATATGAAGAAGCAGATGCTGAATCTCGAGCCGGATGAGATCGCCCGGATTCTCGTCGAGCGGACAGCGACCTTTCACTCCATGCACGAAGGGGTCATCGCCATCGACAATCAGGAGCGCATCACAATATTCAATGATCGCGCCAAGCAGATCTTTGGGCTGGATGAGGACTTGGAAGTGCTGGGCATGCCCATTCGCTCAGTCCTTCACGACACGAGGCTGCCAGAGGTGCTGGAGCAGCAAAAGAACTTCACCAATACGGAAATTCACGTGGGAAATACGCTCCTCTGGTCAAACCGCTTTTTGATCAAAGTCGAGAACAAGGTCGTAGGGGCTCTGGCGATCTTTCAGGACCGCACGGAGGTAGCCAGGATGGCGGAAGAACTGACAGGAGTCAAAGAATTCGTCGGGGCCTTGCGGGTCCAAAATCACGAGCACATGAACAAGCTTCATACCATCGCCGGACTGCTCCAGCTCCATCAGCACGAAAAGGCGCTTGCCTACTTGTTCGAGGTGAGTGATCAACAGGAAGAGCTGACTTCCTTTTTGTCGAGTCAGATTGCCGACGAAAATGTTTCGGGGCTCTTGATGGGCAAGGTGAGCAGGGGCAGGGAGCTCGGAATTCGTGTCACCATTGACCGGATGAGCCGTTTGGAGCAGTTTCCCCCGTACATGGATCACCACAACTTTGTATTGATTCTGGGGAACCTCATCGAAAATGCATTTGACTCACTGGAAAAAAGCGATCGGCAAGACAAGGAAATCACGATCAGCATCGAACAGGACAGCGAGGTGTGTTCGCTCTTGGTCGAGGACAACGGGATTGGGATGGATGAGAATACGCGAGCCCGCATGCTCGAGCGAGGTTTTTCCACCAAGGAACGGGAGCATCGCGGACTCGGATTGCATTTGGTGCATCAGCTGGTGAAAAAAGGGGGAGGGGAGTTGGTCTGCCATTCCCGCCCGAATGAAGGAGCCAGCTTTCTTATTACGTTTCCGATGAAGGAGGTGGACGAGTGATGGTCCAGGAGTCCATTCGAGTGGTCGTCATCGAAGACGATCCGATGGTGCAGGAAATCAACACGCAGTTTATCGAGCGCGTCCCAGGCTTTCAGGTCGTGGGAGTCGCCGCAAATGGGGCGGAGGGTGTCAAGCTGGCCAGGGAGCTGGTGCCTGATCTGGTCGTGATGGACGTCTTCATGCCCGTTCAGGACGGGGTCAAGGCCCTGATGGAGCTGCGCGCGTGCGACCAGGCCGTCGATGTCATCGTGATCACTGCGGCCAAGGACAAGCCCACCATTCAGGCGATGCTGCGCAATGGTGCGATGGATTACATCATCAAGCCGTTTCAATATGAGCGAATCCAGCAATCTCTCGAATCCTATCGGCAGTATCGCCAGCAGATGGGCCTGGATGGCTCCGCGTCCCAGGAAGAGGTGGATCGGCTGTTTCGCAAGACGGTAGGGCAGCCGGGCAAAGAGAGTGATCCTGTCAAAGAAACAGAAGCATTGCCCAAGGGATTGCACGCTGTTACACTGGATCAAATAGAACGTCATTTGGAAAGGGAAAATCAGTCCCTTTCAGCAGAAGAAGTGGCTGAGCGGGTCGGGATTGCCAGAGTGACTGCCAGGCGCTATCTGGACTACCTCGAAAAAGTGGGACGGGTGCGGCTGGATGTCAGCTATGGGGGAGTAGGCAGGCCCACCAATCGGTACATGCGGGTACACAAAAAATAATCGGGAGGTGGGCGTTGGATGATCGATTATGAAGCCGTCCTGGGCTCATTGTTCGACATCGTGCACGTCACGGATGCACAAGGCAGAACGCTCTACTGCTCGAAGAGGTACGGGGAATACTTTGGAATCGATCCCGAGGAAATGATGGGGAAGCCTATCGAGGACTTCTATCACATGGGCTATTTTTCGCCTACGATTACCATGCGTGTCATTCGGGACAAAAAGAAGGTACAAACGATCCAGACGACCAGGCAAAACCGAAAGCTCTTTGTGGAGGGCACCCCGATCTGGGACAAGGACGGCACCTTCAGTGGAGTCGTCAATACATCGATCGATATCACGGACGAAGAAAAGCTTCAGCAGGAGCTGAATGAAACCAAGTACATCGGGACACTTTACCAAAGTGAAATCACCAAAGAGCGGGGCAGACAGAAAGGGAATACGTGTCTGATCTACCGCAGCACCTCCATGCAGCAGGTGACGGCCATGGCTGAAAAGCTGGCACAAGTAGAGTCATCCATGATCCTGCTCGGGGAGTCAGGTGTCGGCAAAGGCGTGCTGGCCAAGTACATCCATGAATGCAGCCCGCGCATGGACAAGCCGTTTGTACATATCAACTGTGGCGCGATTCCCGAGACGCTGCTGGAATCAGAGCTGTTCGGCTACGAAAAGGGCGCTTTTACGGGAGCAGACAAGGACGGCAAGTCCGGGCTGATCGAAAAGGCAAACGGCGGCACCCTTTTTTTGGATGAGATCGGGGAGCTGCCGCTCAACTTGCAGGTAAAGCTGCTGACGGTCTTGCAGGACAAGATGATTACGCCTGTGGGCAGCTCCATTCCGCGCAAAGTGGACGTGAAGCTCATCACCGCGACGAACCAAAACCTGCGGCAGATGGTGAAGGAAGGGAAGTTCCGCGAAGATTTGTACTACCGCATTCACGTGGTTCCCTTGGAAATACCGCCGCTGCGGGAGCGCAGGGAAGAAATCCCCGTCCTCGTCCACTACTTTCTCGGCGTCTTTTCCGAGAGGTACAGCCTCGACAGACAGCTCAGCGACGCCTGTTATCGGATCCTCGAGGAATACGACTGGCCCGGAAATGTGCGTGAGCTGGAAAACGTGGTGGAGCGTCTGGTGGTCACTTCGCATGATGAATGGATCACGCCCGCGCAGATCCCCCGCTATATTCACAACCAGGAGAGCAGTGCGAATAACGGGGTCAAAGTGGACCGCGTGATGCAGATGCAGGATGCGATGGAGGAAGTGGAGCGGCAGCTGATGCAGCATGCCTATGATCTGCACAAGACGACGACCAAGGTGGCAGAGGCTTTGGGGATCAGCCAGCCTTCTGCGAGCCGCAAGCTGCGCAAATGGGTATTCCAGCGTGAATAACCCCTATTCACCGCAGAATAAAGGGAGCGCGCTGAAAAGATGCGAGGATGGCGATCGTGTATGCACGGCTGAATAGTGAACCGGCTGAGATGTGCGGGCTTGGGCTTGGCACCGTTTTTGCAAAATTGAAACAGCAATCTCGTAACAAGGGGGCGCTAGTGCAATGAAAAAGATGGTTACCGCTTTGATCAGTTCCTTGTTTGTCGCAGGAAGCTTGTTAGCTGCTTGCAGCAGCGGGGGGAATGGTGCCGCTCCGGCCAATTCGCCTGCCACGACTCAGCCAGCTGCTTCGACGGCTCCTGTGGCCGAGCCTTCCAAAGGCAGTGAGCAAATCCTGCATCTAAACATGGAAGAGCCAGCCACACTCGATCCGACCTTTGCGGAAGACACGACCTCAGGGGCTGTCATCCGCGCCATCTACGACGGTCTCACACGTCTGGATGAAAAGGGCAATGCCATCAATTCCCTCGCGTCCGACATGAAGCTCTCGGACGACAAGCTGACCTACACGTTTACGCTGCGGGATGCAAAATGGTCGAATGGGGATCCGGTCACGGCGCAAGACTTTGAATTCGCTTGGAAATACGCGCTCGACCCCAAGACAGGCTCACCCGCCTCGTACAATTACTATGTGATCAAAAATGGACAAGCGTTCACCTCCGGCAAGGCAAAGGCGGAGGATGTGGGAGTGAAGGCACTGGACGACAAGACGCTGCAGGTGACGATGGAGCATCCGACTCCGTTCTTC of Brevibacillus choshinensis contains these proteins:
- a CDS encoding TRAP transporter substrate-binding protein, which codes for MRSVASIALFVLLGLASAIAIGFGGDLPLANWSYDEEQEGLSERIIIKFSHVVAENTPKGLAVDRFSQLVKEKTNGRVEVQVFANGILYSDNTELEALMNGDVQMIAPAYSKLSNQIPAWLAMDLPYAFRDEAQVQQAVNGEIGHLLFQTLEPFNIKGMAFWSNGFKQFTSNQPIRMPEDLRGQRFRIMPSKVLQAQFQTIGATTEDAPFTDVYRKLADGAVDGQENTISNIYTKRLYQVQKYMTISNHGYLGYAVIMNRSFWEKLPPDIQTDIEEAMRESTSYINELAVTMNQQQLQQMKEESSMEIHELTPREQQVWRQAMQSVYTKFAPSIGKPLMDKIKELHQER
- a CDS encoding ATP-binding protein, producing the protein MLLSVGIVLFSLVIGSLIVVGGIIRVTETQLGQRLMTTARTIAEIPVIQKSIQEPDGWRVINPTAHKLKIVNDVTYIVVLNKDRVRYSDPLDKRIGTFYRGKDVEAAFAEHSYQQKVRGELGTALRAYVPLMDEHHQQVGVVLVGRVMPGVWEIMREERANIAITFFLSLLFGVWGSYQLARHMKKQMLNLEPDEIARILVERTATFHSMHEGVIAIDNQERITIFNDRAKQIFGLDEDLEVLGMPIRSVLHDTRLPEVLEQQKNFTNTEIHVGNTLLWSNRFLIKVENKVVGALAIFQDRTEVARMAEELTGVKEFVGALRVQNHEHMNKLHTIAGLLQLHQHEKALAYLFEVSDQQEELTSFLSSQIADENVSGLLMGKVSRGRELGIRVTIDRMSRLEQFPPYMDHHNFVLILGNLIENAFDSLEKSDRQDKEITISIEQDSEVCSLLVEDNGIGMDENTRARMLERGFSTKEREHRGLGLHLVHQLVKKGGGELVCHSRPNEGASFLITFPMKEVDE
- a CDS encoding response regulator, whose translation is MVQESIRVVVIEDDPMVQEINTQFIERVPGFQVVGVAANGAEGVKLARELVPDLVVMDVFMPVQDGVKALMELRACDQAVDVIVITAAKDKPTIQAMLRNGAMDYIIKPFQYERIQQSLESYRQYRQQMGLDGSASQEEVDRLFRKTVGQPGKESDPVKETEALPKGLHAVTLDQIERHLERENQSLSAEEVAERVGIARVTARRYLDYLEKVGRVRLDVSYGGVGRPTNRYMRVHKK
- a CDS encoding sigma-54 interaction domain-containing protein, whose protein sequence is MIDYEAVLGSLFDIVHVTDAQGRTLYCSKRYGEYFGIDPEEMMGKPIEDFYHMGYFSPTITMRVIRDKKKVQTIQTTRQNRKLFVEGTPIWDKDGTFSGVVNTSIDITDEEKLQQELNETKYIGTLYQSEITKERGRQKGNTCLIYRSTSMQQVTAMAEKLAQVESSMILLGESGVGKGVLAKYIHECSPRMDKPFVHINCGAIPETLLESELFGYEKGAFTGADKDGKSGLIEKANGGTLFLDEIGELPLNLQVKLLTVLQDKMITPVGSSIPRKVDVKLITATNQNLRQMVKEGKFREDLYYRIHVVPLEIPPLRERREEIPVLVHYFLGVFSERYSLDRQLSDACYRILEEYDWPGNVRELENVVERLVVTSHDEWITPAQIPRYIHNQESSANNGVKVDRVMQMQDAMEEVERQLMQHAYDLHKTTTKVAEALGISQPSASRKLRKWVFQRE